A single region of the Hippoglossus hippoglossus isolate fHipHip1 chromosome 17, fHipHip1.pri, whole genome shotgun sequence genome encodes:
- the LOC117778277 gene encoding chemokine XC receptor 1-like — protein sequence MAADDDFMSTDTTDISSAFDTTVDPSYYSSIYGDEVCDKTSILQFGSIFSLVFLSIVVVLSLFGNILVIVILAKYENLKLLTNTFILNLAVSDLFFTAGLPFWAYYNVYGWNLGEAACKIVNFVFYVGFYSSGVLLILMTAHRYVAVMNPLSDIVSTSGFYSVLASVIIWAASFFIASPAFLFTQVMDENHCVFANSFWSLFGIYQQNILFILSSVVFTFCYCQIICRLVRPTARRRKNKTLKLIFTLMVVFFVGWAPYNIVIFRKSFYLWKQQPADSEVLVAACESERPLDYAFYVCRILAFSHCCLNPVFYVFVGVKFKNHLKKMLKSYGHSTNSIRNRQSRLTITSMTSGEEFSM from the coding sequence ATGGCTGCGGATGACGACTTCATGAGCACAGACACCACAGACATCAGCTCAGCCTTCGACACAACCGTAGACCCGTCTTATTATTCCAGTATCTATGGAGATGAAGTCTGTGACAAAACAAGCATCTTGCAGTTTGGATCGATCTTCAGTCTGGTTTTCCTCTCCATCGTGGTGGTCCTCAGTCTGTTCGGCAACATCCTGGTGATTGTGATCCTCGCCAAGTACGAGAATCTCAAATTGCTCACCAACACCTTCATCCTGAACCTGGCTGTGTCGGACCTCTTCTTCACCGCAGGTCTGCCCTTCTGGGCCTACTACAACGTGTACGGGTGGAATTTAGGGGAAGCTGCGTGCAAAATAGTGAACTTTGTCTTCTACGTTGGTTTCTACAGCAGCGGTGTCCTCCTCATCTTGATGACCGCTCATCGCTACGTAGCTGTCATGAATCCTCTGTCTGACATTGTGTCAACCTCCGGCTTCTACAGCGTCTTAGCGTCTGTGATCATCTGGGCAGCCAGTTTCTTCATTGCCAGTCCGGCCTTCCTCTTCACCCAAGTCATGGACGAGAATCATTGTGTGTTCGCAAATTCTTTCTGGAGCTTATTTGGAATCTACCAGCAGAATATCCTCTTCATACTGAGTTCTGTGGTTTTCACCTTCTGCTATTGTCAGATCATCTGCAGGCTGGTGCGTCCTACTGCCCgaagaagaaagaacaaaacCTTAAAGCTCATTTTCACCCTCATGGTCGTTTTCTTTGTGGGATGGGCACCTTACAACATAGTGATATTTCGAAAGTCATTTTATCTCTGGAAGCAACAACCCGCTGACTCAGAGGTCTTGGTCGCAGCTTGTGAGTCAGAGAGACCACTGGACTATGCTTTTTACGTCTGCCGGATTTTGGCCTTTTCACACTGCTGCCTCAAccctgtgttttatgtgtttgtgggGGTTAAATTCAAGAATCACCTGAAGAAAATGCTGAAGAGCTATGGCCACAGCACAAATAGCATCCGCAATAGACAAAGCCGACTTACAATCACTTCGATGACGAGTGGGGAAGAGTTCTCCATGTAG